One window from the genome of Gemmatimonadetes bacterium SCN 70-22 encodes:
- a CDS encoding Ni/Fe-hydrogenase, b-type cytochrome subunit, with amino-acid sequence MRSPSGDYRWVYLWGWPLRVVHWTSALAIVILVVTGLYIGRPYFLIAGEASNHFVMGWMRLVHFVCGGVLVAAGILRLYWFFMGNRYERFGALFPFSRKRLYDLWRTFRAYALIRPDEAPQYLGHNPLQQVAVTGLYFVILVMVCTGFALYGQATPDGLIARTFAWVAPLLGGMQVVRFVHHVLTWVVVIFVPMHIYLAIRHELLDHGAVVSSIISGGRFVSAQEHFEDA; translated from the coding sequence CTGCGCTCGCCCTCGGGCGACTATCGCTGGGTGTACCTGTGGGGGTGGCCGCTGCGCGTGGTGCACTGGACCTCGGCGCTCGCGATCGTCATCCTCGTCGTCACTGGGTTGTACATCGGACGCCCCTACTTCCTCATTGCCGGCGAAGCGAGCAATCACTTCGTGATGGGGTGGATGCGGCTCGTGCATTTCGTCTGCGGGGGCGTCCTGGTCGCGGCCGGCATCCTGCGCCTGTACTGGTTCTTCATGGGGAACCGGTACGAGCGCTTCGGCGCGCTCTTCCCGTTCAGCCGAAAGCGGCTCTACGACCTCTGGCGCACCTTTCGCGCGTATGCGTTGATCCGCCCCGACGAGGCGCCGCAGTATCTCGGGCACAACCCGCTGCAGCAGGTGGCGGTGACCGGGCTCTACTTCGTGATCCTGGTCATGGTCTGCACCGGCTTCGCCCTGTACGGCCAGGCGACGCCGGACGGCCTGATTGCGCGGACCTTCGCGTGGGTGGCGCCGCTGCTCGGCGGGATGCAGGTCGTGCGCTTCGTCCATCACGTCCTCACCTGGGTCGTGGTGATCTTCGTCCCCATGCACATCTACCTCGCCATCCGGCACGAGCTGCTCGACCACGGCGCCGTGGTCTCGTCCATCATCAGCGGCGGGCGCTTCGTGAGCGCGCAGGAGCACTTCGAGGATGCCTGA